AAGTGTAGGTTCAAGCCCGGAAGGCACCTACACCTACTGCATAGTATTATGTTGCccctatgtgtgtgtgtatatatatatattattttctttgcttttaaaGATTTTAAAACCTTTTGTGGGGGATTGTTagtattttaaaagattttaaaatcttcaatttaatttaatttgatttttaattgtAACTTATGCTTTTAATCCTATAATTATTTGGGGGTTATAGGAGTTTCAATTTGGatttaattttctgattttatggtGTGTTTTATGATGGAGGTTACATGAGATAATTGGAGCCTATAAAAGGCAACAATGTTCCCCAAGTTGTTTACAACAAAAGGATTATCTCTACTCCTCATTTACATACTACCACTTTGATTACTACATTCCATATTTTACTATTATTTTGGGCAACAGTTCTGTGACTTGGAGATTCTATTCGACTGTGAACGTGCTCATAGCGGACTTTTGGTTGCTTGTATTGGGGTCGTATCTTGGAGTATTGTAGACAATCAGCACCCGCATGTAGGGAGGCTACAAAGGCTTTAGGATAGCGTCTTTTGACGTGCTTCACCATACCAGGCTTGTTTTCTCACTTTGgttttactatatatatatatattagcctATCTATTTTTatcttaacttttctttcttttattttaccaaatttattttctattttaatcaattttacaaagaaaaaaacccaaatttttACAATAAATTACAACTACAGAATGCATGTTGTCCAGTTCTAAAGCAGTAGCGTAGAAAAGATTATAATTTCAGCAAATTAAATAGCACTAGACTGTGACAATGGAAGAAGAAACTAAACTAGCAATTGCAAATAAATGAAGAGGCTTACTGGGGCTCAACAGGGTTGAGGAGGCACTTCCTCGTCGAGAGTTGGCAATGGGTGGCGGAAGAGGGGACACAAGTGACTGATCTCCAGTGACCGgacaatgcagagattactatgattttggattGTGTGTTTTTTAGTGatttcctgaactaattttttatgcagggattactggttTTATTAGTTTAATTTGTGAGTGCAATTGTGGTTGAGACTCATAGTGAGTTGAGAAATGTTTTATTATGTCATTATGGTGATAAATGCTTATTGTCGAGAGGAAAGAAGAGTGAATTCTTGGTTTGTTGTTGAGATTACAAATGATTCGGTTTGGTTTGTCATTGTGGTGACTTgtgttttccttaaaaagaaaaggattttgatTGTGGAAATAATCTTTGTGTTGATTTGTCTTCCTTGAGTTGAAAAGGTGTTTGTTGTGGTTTTtcagtttactcatacaaacttgcaaaagcttaccgggtttgttgtttcaacccggtgcactatttcaaggtgtaggggttattgtgcaggtcaaAGTAACTGTCGTCAAAGCTAAGGTTTCGTTGCTGTTGTAGCTTGGATGTAGAAGCGTACttttggttttagtcttccgctgtgtagtgagtgtaGTGGGTGtgttacttattgaattgttgttcagtttaatttgtaaacacttggtgatgtaatatgtgactaTAGAGAACGAGTTTGTATTGACATTTGTGAGTTCGATTTGTTTTATTTGCgtagtttaaatgaaaatttttctgAGTGTTCTTTTTGGGCTTGTTAGGTTATAGTGTTTCAGattcgaatttctttattcgaaattcggggtgtgacggTATTGTTCATAAAGCACTTCTAAAATTCCAAGTCCTGAAAGCATAAAGCACAACTTCAACCTTAAAAATGGAAAAACTGGACAAAAGATTGACCGAATAAAGTTGGAAAAGCTACAAAATGCAAAGGGAAATTGGACACAAGATCAGGATATAGATTGGAGAAAATACAAACAACTTGAATCATAAAAGATGTGGTTCAACTTCAACCATAAACTTTAATTTCAGTATTTATCAAAGATGCCCATGATTATGGTATAAATACTGATCAAATAAAGATGGAAATTTCCTTAGCTGTAAAATGCAAAGGGTAactggacaacttttatcaaattaaaTCTTTTGGAAAGGAGGTTAGATACTTTATTGCTAGATGCCTAGATACTAAATTGCTAGCTGTCATATTCTATTTAAAAAGGTCAAAGAACTGTTGAAATTGGTCACAAAAGTGGCATAGAATAAGTGAGATATCTTGAATTTGAATAATGAAGGATATTAGAACTATAATATTATTAAGAGATgtgttgttagccaaaatcaaaaaATTTAACTGAAATGAccctaaaagattaaaaaactttaagaattaattaaatcataaggacaattatgacaattataaatatatttttattaagatAAATACACAAAAAAATCCTACAATACATTTTTCTCTcccattatcttttttttttgtgatagttgttttcttccattatcttttcttttttattttctcaaaaaaaaaaaaatttgacacatgcagagcatgtgtgaaGGAAGGCTAGTTCAATTAAAGACTATGCGACCCAAGCACTCAAGTATATTTGGAATTGTAATAGGGATATCAATCCCGACAACAcacaatcaagaaacaaagatgCTATGATATCCAATGAATGATTAACCTTTAAGAGCTTCACAAAGATCAGTTGGGTCTTGTATTCTAATAACTTTCGTTTTCACCTCAAACACACTTATTTCTAACTTCTAACCTAGGCCTTAGACTTATTGTTTTGTATAGAGAATGACAACACATAAAATTCTTATACTAACAACTCTCCTTTTAAAAAAGCCGATGAGCTGTGAtgtgttggtaagttataaatCTAACACTGGTTTGATTCTCCACTAGGATATGTAAGGGCGGGTGGGTGGGTGGGCTAAGggttttatttttctctaaagGGGTAAGCTTTTAAATGTTTATCAGAACTCTTACTCGATAAGAAACCCTTAAAGTAACTCTAACAGTTTCCccataatttttgtattatagggaagtaaAAGTCAAAGTTTTAGCTGTTATGCGACCCCATGTTTTTTCTTCAACTCCaacaaattctctattttacagtaatctctaaaatctccataattctttcttaaaattttagagattgctataaatttagggaatttggttttctctttcctcactatccctaaaatggAGATAGTTAAAGGGAATCTatttggagcaaaagaggcttatttttccctaaaatagagaaaaatcaaaatatggggaagctgttagagttgctctaaGAGTTTACTGtaaatttagaaaattttattttctctttcctcactatccaTAAAATGGGGATAGTTATATAGAATCTGTTTGAGCAAACGAGGCTTATTTTTtcttaaaatagagaaaaattaaaatatgggggaagctgttggagttgctcttaaagttgggagaagaaaaaaaagctaaagttttgacttttacTTCCTTATAATaaagaaattataaataatttgttagagttgctcttagagagaaaaagaaaaagaatataacTGTCTTTTTTGAATCTGTGACTTTTTCTTCGGAACTCTTACACGATAGGAAACCCTTACCCcttgaaagagaaaaaggaaaagaatataAATCATTTTTTCGAATCTGTTTTCATTAATTTGGATTAGCGTGTTTTTTGGGTTCCTTAATAAGCTGAGcctttgtctttttcttttctcgagTTATTAAAGTGCGTCTCTTTGTTTTACACGTTCTCCTTTTTGTAAATGGAAAAAGCAAAAGGAGTTTCACTGTGCTCTCTTCATCATGCTAtgctttcttgttctttttttttgaaaggatgcCTTCTTGATCTTAACCCTCGAAAACTTGAATGAAAAGGGTTAATCGAGCGGGCGACAATTTTGATTTGTCTTCATGATCAAGTAGGATCAAGTAGTGAGTCGTTGAGTAAGAGACTAGACAGTACTAATGGGGATGAAGAGTAAGCTGAAACAGGAACAAGTTACAGATACTAGCAGCCTAGTGGGTTTGGTATTCTCTTGGTCTATTTCGGATGTTCTCAATGAAAATCTTTACAGAAATCAGGTTTGTTTGAGTAATTTCCTTTATGTCTTTATTACAATTTACAAGTACTTCTTGCTTAAAGCCCAGTTCTCAGAAAGAAAAGTAGCTATCTTGTTCAGCATCAACTACTGGAAATGTGTGCTTTCATTATTGTAAAAGAGAATATGTGTCAaaactttctgtttttttttttctttctttctattagTCAGATTTAGTTGAAGTCTACAATCAAAATGGTTGGAGAAAATGTCATATTGATATTCCaaagtaattttcagatttcccTAGTAAAATAGTTTATTAACTCTGCATTACATTGGCTCTGCATTTATAGTAAGGTAAGTTTGATCCTGCATTGATAGCCCTTCCAATAACATTGGCTCTGCATTTTGAGTCAATCCACTAGTAGCATTGGATTCACTGAattagtttgaactttgaacttgGAAGTGCTTATCTTTTGGTCAATttatttctttcctttgttCACTTAACAGGTGCAGAGGATCCCCGACACATTTGTGACATTGACGAGTTACAAGAAATCATTCATTCCTTCACTTGTTGAGGAAACTCATGCTGATTTACTATCGAATATGAAGACTCTGTCACGTGCACCAACTTGTGAAATTCTGACAATCGAAGATTCAGCTGGACCTCCTGGTGTCTTGTTTTACGATATAACGTATAACAGAGATACAGAAACTGATAAGAATCGCAAAGGACCGATGTATGAGCCACAGGTTGGAGATATCATTGCCTTGACAAATGTTAGACCAAAATGCATTGATGATTTGAACAGGCCTCCAAGGTTCTATCTAATCGCTTATGTTGATAAAGCAAATGATATTGATGAATTTCCTGATGATCTCCGGATTCTCCCGTTTAAAATACTATCATCGAAGCCTATCAACTATGGAGAACCAGACATGCATaagagcaagagagaaacacTTTTTGCTGTCTATCTTTTGAACTTGACAACAAATCTCCGTGTATGGAAGGCTTTGAACTCAGAAGAGGGAAATACGAATATCATTAGCAAAGTTCTGCAACCCAATTcagatgtatatatttatatatcgaGACTCATGTAAAATTTCCCTCGACAGTTAATTTGTCTATACTTTTCGCACTCTTAATATAtttatcgtttttttttttttcctttacagGATGGGGATTCTTGTTCAGTTTGCTTCTCACAAGAAAAATGCAATACTGGCATTTCTGCTGTACGGCCTACaattttttctcaaaatctAAATGAATCCCAAGAAGCTGCTGTTTTGAACTGTATCAGTTTGACTCAATGCCATCACCAGAATTCTGTAAAATTAATATGGGGTCCTCCTGGTACTGGCAAGACAAAGACAATGAGTGTGACACTCTTTGCTCTCTTTCAGTTAAAGTGCAGAACTCTCACATGCGCTCCCACCAATATTGCGGTGCTAGAAGTAGCAGCAAGACTCCGGAGATTGGTTAACCAATCACTCGAGTATCGCAGGTATGGACTTGGAGATATAGTTCTCTTTGGTAACAAGAAGCGAATGAAGATTGACAACAATAATGATCTTCGTGACATGTTTCTTGATCATCGTGTTAAAATCCTCATCAAGTGTTTGGTCCCTTTATCTGGGTGGAGACATTTGTTAGAATCAATGATACATTTACTTGATGATCCTGAGGAACAATATTCTTTGTATTTGGAACAGAGAGCTGAAAAGCAGAAACAGAATGCACAAAAAAATGAGGTGGATAATCGAAAACGTAATGGAGATGAAGATTATCCGTTCACATTTGAGGAGTTTGTGAAGAATGAATTTGATTCAATAGGTCAGGAGCTGAAGAAATGTATGGTAAATTTGTACACCCACTTACCAACTTCTTGTATTTCACTCGAAGTGGTGAAGGACATGGTCAGAGCTTTGGGTTTGCTCAACTCTATTGAATCTTCATTGCATACTATTGGTGTTGCTAATGAAGGGTTGAAGTTAATCAAAGATTTCAAAGTTCCAGGAAGCGTTGTTGGTTGCCTTATGCAGTTGAGAACAGAGTGTACAAACACACTAAAGTCGCTTCCAATGGAATTCTCTGTTCCTATTAACAAATATGCATTAGAGAACTTCTGCCTAGAAAATGCTTGCTTAATATTCTGTACTGCATCAACTTCCTCCAAATTGCATGTTGTAAAAGGGACAAGACCACTGGAGTTGTTGGTCATTGATGAAGCTGCTCAGCTTAAAGAATGTGAATCAGCAATTCCTTTACAACTATCTGGTCTCCGCCATGCTATCCTTGTAGGAGATGAGAGGCAACTCCCTGCCATGGTTGAAAGCAAGGTTTTGTTTATATCCTTTACATTTTCCATTCTTTTCACAGTGTGATCGGTGTTTATAATTACAGCACCTAAATAAATGTGATAAATTACTAGATTGCAGCAAGTGCTGATTTTGGAAGAAGTTTGTTTGGAAGGCTGGCAAAGCTGGGACACAAGAAGCACCTACTCAATGTCCAGTACAGGATGCATCCATCCATCAGTTTATTTCCGAAAAGGGAGTTCTACGACAACCAGATAGTAGATGGTCCAAATGTCAAAGAAAGAAGCTATGAGAGGTGCTTCCTCATGGGAAAAATGTACCAATCCTTTTCCTTCATAAATGTAGCcaatggaaaagaagaatttgatCACAGATTTAGTCAGAAAAATATGGTGGAGGTTTCTGTAGTCTCTGGGATAGTAGCAAGCCTTTATAAAGGTAATTATTGTAGTAAGTTGGTCGATGCTTATATTTATGTGATACATTGCAAAGACCTAAAAATTggattttactttttcttttttgccacAGAATTTATTGGAACAAAGAAGAAAGTTAGTATTGGGGTCATATCACCATACAAGGCTCAAGTTCATGCAATTCAAGAGATACTCAGAAAATATACTGAAACTTCTGATACTGGATTCTCCGTAAGTGTCCGATCTGTTGATGGGTTCCAAGGTGGTGAAGAAGATGTGATAATTATATCTACTGTCCGATGTAATGGGAATGGGTCAGTTGGTTTCTTGTCGAACCGGCAAAGAGCAAATGTTGCCTTAACACGTGCAAGGTACTATCTATAAAATTTCATTGTAGTTATCCTATATGATACATCTCAGACATGTCTGATCTCTGCAATTGTTTCTATGCAGGTATTGCCTGTGGATATTGGGGAATGCGTCAACTTTGATTGCTAGTGACACTGTTTGGAAGAAGCTAGTCCTTGATGCCAAGAAACGGAACTGTTTTTATAATGCTGATGAAGACAGCAAGTTGACTCAGGCTATTACAGCTGCCCTGCTGGAGCTTGACCAACTTCATACTCTGCTTAATATCGACTCTATGCTGTTCAAAAACGCCATATGGAAGGTGTGCTGCTACTTTCCCGAATCTTTTCCTATTGTGAACTTGACATTTTCATAGCATACAATAATCGGCCATTTATTGAGTGTATAGGTCTATTAACATCTATTAACATTACTAAAAAGAGGGAGAAAATTGTTAAGTAAACAGGATAGATTAATGGGGAATTACATTGCTAAATGAATTCATCTGTGTATTCTCTAATAAAATGTAGTATGCTGTTCAGTAGTTAAAATATTCCACATCTGTGTTTTCCTCATCAATAGTTGCATGACATAtaattatttcttctttctttcccacACAGGTTTGCTTCACTCGTGACTTTTTGAACtccataacaaaaataaaagacactgCGATTCTTTGGGATGTGCTGGCTTTATTAACCAAGCTTTCGAGTGGATGGCGCCGACCTCTCAAGGATAAAGGAACTTTAGTGCATGATAGGACTTCTGCTCAACTGTTAgagaattataaaatcaaagGGAACTTGAATCTCATTTGGACTGTAGATATTCTCAAGGAGAATGCACATTACATCCAAATTATGAAGTTTTTGGATATTTTGCCATTTTCTCATATACCAGAACTAGCAAAGCGTCTTGACATTGTTTTTGGGAATTTTACAGTGGACAAGATGAACCGCTGCCGTCACAAATGCATTGACAGGTATGTGATGtttcaaattttttcttttcatacatTGTTATTCCATCAATTTGGGTCAGAGAAATTTCAATTGCATAGGTGGAGCATATATGATTACTAATACTGCTTTTTATCCTTTGTTTACATCATGCATCATTTTCTTTAGGGATACTATCGTTCCAATGAGATGGCCGGTGGTCTTGGGCAATTTCCCTGTAGCTGATCATGAGGAGTTCCTTTCAAAACCATTGCCTTCTTTCAGTATAACAACTAATCGAGAAACAGCAACTTCAACATATGGGTCAGCATATAttccaactttttttttggaagtcaAAAAGTTTGTGAATAATCAAATAAAAGtaaactatttgaacaaaatgaTACATAACTCTATTTGCTATAAATATTGGTTTTGGCAAATAGGAATCAACTACCAAGAATGGATGTACAATTCTGAGCATGAAATCTTTTCCTCATCTTTACTGTAGGTGCTCATGTCGTTTAGTGATTGACGCAGTCGGAATGataaactaggtttaccagcaataaacctaagcaaacgattctggagtccaccagagataaaagagaataatctcaatatattgataaaagataataagatccttctgcagccgcttgcggctgcataaataagagaaaagtaccctagggcgactaacaacgaaaccctaaggcccatggacaaaaacgaaaacaatccaaaaataactaagaaaaccaaaaacgggtaaaatagaaaaatgccgttttgaggccctaaacgatcccgaaagcccgaaaaaggtcacacGTCCGAGTTTGCTTTCTGgtgcgattccctttccggaaagctaaAGTGCGTCCCGATCAGACTCCGGaggcccatttcacgtctactagtcacttttcggtttccacccttagcacgatccaattgttcttgaaattggaccgCTATCTGTTCTACATCAGTGATGCTGGAGTTTATAGGCcttaatttaatttgtaaatatCATATACTTAAACTCCATATGTCTAAAGCTGGAGGTTATTCTCAGCAGCCTTATATCATCATGTAGGTCGCGATTTTGGTCGCACATATTATCCACTTTCACTTGTTCATGTCGATAGGTGATGTTGAAGTTCATGTCCTGAAAAAAAGGAATTAGTTTTCAATAGCAAAGATGGCCATATTCTTATTCATTACCTGATATATTTTGCAAGCATATATTTGAGCTAATGTACCACTTGCTTCAATAGGGAGACAGCGAAAGCAGtaaaaccaattatcctttcgagAAGCATTGTCAATCAAAAAGAAGGATTGTTATGGAAAATAAACGCTGAAGGAGGAGTGAAGGATCTCAGCACTTGCCTTGAAGCTAACACTTTGGAGTTCTTGTcaaaaaaattatcatcactAATTCTAGCAGCTAAGCCAGAAGCATCTAATTCCACTGACATGTGAGTCATAACTATCTATTCTGACACGCATTTAGGAAGTCTAGTTGTCTGCACATAGTCACTTTTAAGAGAAGTAAACAGATACGAAATAACATGAGCACAATTACTGGGTGCTATAAGTTGTACAGTAGGTGCTCATGTCGTTTAGTGATGCTGAAGTTTACAGGCCTTAGTTTAATTTGTACTTAACTCTAACTGTCTAATGCTGGAGGTTATTCTCAGCAGCATCATGTCATCATGTAGGTAGGTCGCGATTTTGGTCACACATGTTATCCACTTTTTCTTGTTCATGTCGATAGGTGATGTTTGAAGTTCATgtcctgaagaagaagaattagtTTTCAATAGAAAAGATGGACATATTCTTATTCATTACCTGATATATTTTGCAAGCATATATTTGAGCTAATGTACCACTTGCTTCAATAGGGAGACAGCGAAAGCAATAAAACCAATTGTCCCTTCGAAAAGCAATGTCAGCCAAAAAGAAAGATTGTTATGGAAAATAAAGGGTGAAGAAGGAGTGAAGGATTTCAGCACTTGCCTTGAAGCTATACTTTTGGAGTTCTTGTCAAAACCATTATCATCACTAATGGTTTTGgggctgcttctgcttttgggaTTGCTTTTGGGCTTACAGtatggtgtttggtaaagtTTCCTAGAAGTTGGTTTTGGTCCAAATAACTTCTCCCTGAAGCTGATTATGAGAAGCAACCAAATGATAGCTTTTGGAGCTGCTTTTGTGAAAAAACAAGGATAATACATGAGAAGTCTTTTTGAGGGTTTATAAGTTTTTTCTGtgtaaaacataatatgcatatttaAGGGTTTAAAGGAAATCTTTTATTCAGTCCAAGCAAGGGTACAAGGATAAtacatgagaatttttttttatttggtatggttacataatcaaaaaataaaattatgtattttattttgtatgaccattttggtaattataccaaGTCAAAACTTTTGCtttgcaacttaccaaacactcagaaattgcttttcgttTTCACAgtacttttaaaaacagtttaccaaacacttagcTGCTttttctcacagcaagttcggaagtgcttattctcacagcacaacaatcccaaactaagtcTAGCAGATAAGACAAAAACATCTACTTCCACTGACATGTGAGTTGCATATATGTTGTTACTTGACTGGTACCAACTTCTATGCTGTACCTAGTAGTTATGATCACCAATTGTTACTTCCCTATCAagtatgttgtgaacttgtgataCAACCTTCACTCTTGCAAACGTGACCGTAATTGAGCCATTTCAAATGTGAAAGCAAGAGATTTTAAAAGCTATCAAATGCATTCTCTTTGAATACTGTAGGCCTATATGTTTAAAAACATCAAGGGACTATTCATTCTCTGCTTTTTGAGTTCATAGTAATTGGTGATCTTGAGGTCTTTTGAGCTtgagtaaaaaatttaaaaagtatAAGACTTAGCCTATATCCTAATTCCTAACACAGCTTAAGTTTTTGGGGAACAGGTGCTAGACTTCCACC
Above is a genomic segment from Rosa chinensis cultivar Old Blush chromosome 3, RchiOBHm-V2, whole genome shotgun sequence containing:
- the LOC112191686 gene encoding uncharacterized protein LOC112191686 isoform X2 → MGMKSKLKQEQVTDTSSLVGLVFSWSISDVLNENLYRNQVQRIPDTFVTLTSYKKSFIPSLVEETHADLLSNMKTLSRAPTCEILTIEDSAGPPGVLFYDITYNRDTETDKNRKGPMYEPQVGDIIALTNVRPKCIDDLNRPPRFYLIAYVDKANDIDEFPDDLRILPFKILSSKPINYGEPDMHKSKRETLFAVYLLNLTTNLRVWKALNSEEGNTNIISKVLQPNSDDGDSCSVCFSQEKCNTGISAVRPTIFSQNLNESQEAAVLNCISLTQCHHQNSVKLIWGPPGTGKTKTMSVTLFALFQLKCRTLTCAPTNIAVLEVAARLRRLVNQSLEYRRYGLGDIVLFGNKKRMKIDNNNDLRDMFLDHRVKILIKCLVPLSGWRHLLESMIHLLDDPEEQYSLYLEQRAEKQKQNAQKNEVDNRKRNGDEDYPFTFEEFVKNEFDSIGQELKKCMVNLYTHLPTSCISLEVVKDMVRALGLLNSIESSLHTIGVANEGLKLIKDFKVPGSVVGCLMQLRTECTNTLKSLPMEFSVPINKYALENFCLENACLIFCTASTSSKLHVVKGTRPLELLVIDEAAQLKECESAIPLQLSGLRHAILVGDERQLPAMVESKIAASADFGRSLFGRLAKLGHKKHLLNVQYRMHPSISLFPKREFYDNQIVDGPNVKERSYERCFLMGKMYQSFSFINVANGKEEFDHRFSQKNMVEVSVVSGIVASLYKEFIGTKKKVSIGVISPYKAQVHAIQEILRKYTETSDTGFSVSVRSVDGFQGGEEDVIIISTVRCNGNGSVGFLSNRQRANVALTRARYCLWILGNASTLIASDTVWKKLVLDAKKRNCFYNADEDSKLTQAITAALLELDQLHTLLNIDSMLFKNAIWKVCFTRDFLNSITKIKDTAILWDVLALLTKLSSGWRRPLKDKGTLVHDRTSAQLLENYKIKGNLNLIWTVDILKENAHYIQIMKFLDILPFSHIPELAKRLDIVFGNFTVDKMNRCRHKCIDRETAKAVKPIILSRSIVNQKEGLLWKINAEGGVKDLSTCLEANTLEFLSKKLSSLILAAKPEASNSTDMETAKAIKPIVPSKSNVSQKERLLWKIKGEEGVKDFSTCLEAILLEFLSKPLSSLMVLGLLLLLGLLLGLQYGVW